Proteins co-encoded in one Rudaeicoccus suwonensis genomic window:
- the alr gene encoding alanine racemase has product MNDERPVLPGGAPARLSIDLDAISANIATLNEVSGNAQVLAVVKGDAYGHGLVPAACAALRGGASWLGTAQLAEALALRNAGVTAPLISWLLAPGLDFAAAIRARIDLGAPAVWTLDEIAAAAREVGETARVQLKIDTGLARNGAYGADWPLLVEAAARHTADGSITVTGVFTHLACADEPENPSNAAQQRLFADAVRDCERAGFALEVRHMANSAATLLLPEAHWDLVRPGIATYGLSPAPHIGDSAHFRLVPAMTMTANVTVAKRVPAGQGVSYGHTYVTADETTLIDVPCGYADGIPRSASGRGPVQVAGHRFSVAGRVCMDQFVVDVGDLPVAAGDEVVIFGDGRDGGPTAQDWADAAGTISYEIVTRIGNRLPRAYQGQVA; this is encoded by the coding sequence GTGAACGACGAACGACCCGTGCTGCCTGGCGGCGCCCCGGCGCGCCTGTCCATCGACCTCGACGCGATTTCGGCGAACATTGCGACCTTGAACGAGGTCAGTGGCAACGCCCAGGTGCTCGCCGTGGTCAAAGGCGATGCGTACGGCCACGGTCTCGTGCCTGCTGCTTGCGCGGCGCTGCGTGGTGGAGCCAGCTGGCTCGGCACCGCTCAGCTGGCCGAGGCGCTCGCCCTGCGCAATGCGGGAGTCACCGCACCGCTGATCAGCTGGTTGCTGGCTCCCGGCCTGGATTTCGCCGCCGCGATTCGGGCGCGGATCGATCTTGGTGCTCCTGCGGTCTGGACGCTGGATGAGATCGCCGCGGCCGCGCGCGAGGTCGGCGAGACTGCGCGTGTGCAGCTCAAGATCGACACCGGTCTGGCCCGCAACGGCGCGTATGGCGCTGACTGGCCCTTGCTGGTCGAGGCCGCTGCGCGGCATACAGCCGATGGATCGATCACGGTGACAGGTGTTTTCACGCATCTCGCATGCGCCGACGAGCCGGAGAATCCCAGCAATGCGGCGCAGCAGCGGTTGTTCGCCGACGCCGTGCGTGACTGCGAACGTGCCGGATTCGCACTGGAGGTGCGCCACATGGCCAACTCTGCGGCGACTCTGCTGCTACCGGAGGCACACTGGGACCTCGTGCGTCCCGGCATCGCGACCTACGGACTCTCGCCGGCCCCGCACATCGGTGACTCGGCACACTTCCGACTGGTTCCGGCGATGACGATGACCGCGAATGTGACTGTTGCCAAACGGGTTCCGGCAGGTCAGGGTGTGAGTTACGGGCACACCTACGTCACCGCCGACGAAACGACTCTCATCGATGTGCCGTGCGGCTACGCCGACGGGATCCCACGTTCGGCATCCGGGCGTGGCCCGGTGCAGGTCGCGGGACACCGGTTCAGCGTGGCTGGTCGGGTGTGCATGGACCAGTTCGTCGTCGACGTCGGCGATCTGCCGGTGGCAGCCGGTGACGAGGTCGTCATTTTCGGCGACGGGCGCGACGGTGGCCCTACCGCGCAGGACTGGGCCGACGCCGCAGGCACCATCTCCTACGAGATCGTCACCCGGATCGGCAACCGCCTGCCGCGCGCCTACCAGGGTCAGGTGGCATGA
- a CDS encoding holo-ACP synthase: MIVGVGIDVVDVPRFMAKLEATPALLERLFAQPERGLPPNSLAGRFAAKEALAKALGAPAGLHWVDAVVIKNADGQPSWSLHGTVAARAAQLGVTALHLSISHDGGIASAIVVAES; this comes from the coding sequence GTGATCGTCGGGGTCGGCATCGACGTTGTCGACGTGCCTCGATTCATGGCGAAGCTCGAGGCGACACCGGCATTGCTCGAACGACTGTTCGCGCAGCCCGAGCGCGGTCTGCCGCCGAACTCACTTGCCGGCCGGTTCGCGGCGAAAGAAGCGCTCGCCAAGGCGCTCGGTGCGCCCGCCGGATTGCACTGGGTCGACGCGGTGGTGATCAAGAACGCCGACGGTCAGCCGTCGTGGTCACTGCACGGCACCGTCGCTGCGCGAGCGGCGCAGCTGGGTGTGACCGCGCTGCACCTGTCGATTTCGCATGACGGAGGGATCGCCTCTGCCATCGTCGTGGCCGAGAGCTGA
- a CDS encoding bifunctional ADP-dependent NAD(P)H-hydrate dehydratase/NAD(P)H-hydrate epimerase, which yields MRAFAVADVRAAEEAVRAQLPEGMLMTRAAEGLAEVAMARLGRHGSRVVVLAGPGDNGGDALYAAAALAGDDLNVLAVLTGPAEHQGGLEAATGAGVVIEEWRDGPAGDAVTGALADADLVIDGILGIGGRPGLPEHLRNLPDLIGGDAFVLAVDLPSGCDPAGLVRSDSIYADETVTFSLAKPVHLMPVSEPAVGMLTVVDIDVPDPDAIAVQRFSHQDVASLWPVPGPDDDKYSRGVLGVVAGGEHYTGAPVMAVTAAVTVGVGMVRYVGPDAPTHLLRQLVPEAVFGEGRVQAWAIGSGLVVDDASSEQLRVAAEAIASDLPVLLDAGGLDLIEGPRHAPTLLTPHAGELLRLAKRLDIRAQDGATIDERLMQLQPTVVAGLVADRLDATVLLKGSITSVVSPGASELPTYTQADGPTWLATAGAGDALAGICGALLAGGLPPQLAGAVGALVHGVAADQANPGGPVRALDVAHQAGRAVAHLLSLPQE from the coding sequence ATGCGTGCTTTCGCAGTCGCAGATGTCCGTGCCGCCGAGGAGGCGGTGCGTGCCCAGTTGCCGGAAGGCATGCTGATGACGCGTGCCGCCGAGGGACTGGCGGAGGTCGCGATGGCACGGCTGGGCCGGCACGGGTCTCGCGTTGTCGTGCTTGCCGGGCCGGGAGACAACGGCGGGGACGCGCTGTATGCCGCTGCCGCGCTCGCCGGGGACGATCTCAACGTGCTCGCAGTCCTGACCGGCCCGGCCGAACACCAGGGTGGTCTGGAGGCCGCGACGGGGGCCGGCGTGGTGATCGAGGAATGGCGCGACGGTCCTGCCGGCGATGCGGTCACCGGTGCGTTGGCCGATGCCGATCTGGTGATCGACGGGATCCTGGGGATCGGCGGACGACCGGGTCTGCCGGAACATCTGCGCAACCTGCCCGACCTCATCGGTGGCGACGCCTTCGTGCTCGCTGTCGACCTGCCATCGGGCTGCGACCCGGCCGGGCTGGTGCGATCAGACTCGATCTATGCCGACGAGACGGTCACCTTCTCGCTGGCGAAGCCGGTGCACCTGATGCCGGTCAGCGAGCCCGCCGTCGGGATGCTCACGGTCGTCGACATCGACGTACCCGACCCGGATGCCATTGCTGTGCAACGTTTTTCGCATCAGGATGTCGCATCGTTGTGGCCGGTGCCCGGCCCGGACGATGACAAGTACTCGCGCGGCGTGCTGGGGGTCGTGGCCGGGGGCGAGCACTACACCGGTGCGCCGGTGATGGCGGTGACGGCCGCTGTGACCGTGGGTGTCGGCATGGTGCGTTATGTCGGTCCCGACGCGCCGACCCACCTGTTGCGGCAGCTCGTGCCCGAGGCGGTTTTCGGTGAGGGCCGGGTGCAGGCGTGGGCAATCGGGTCGGGCTTGGTCGTCGACGACGCCAGCAGCGAGCAGCTCCGCGTCGCCGCGGAGGCCATCGCCTCGGACCTGCCGGTCCTGCTGGATGCCGGGGGACTGGATCTGATCGAGGGCCCGCGTCATGCTCCGACTCTGCTGACGCCGCACGCCGGCGAACTGCTGCGGCTGGCCAAGCGACTCGACATACGTGCGCAGGACGGTGCGACGATCGACGAGCGGTTGATGCAACTGCAGCCGACCGTCGTAGCCGGCCTGGTTGCGGACCGCCTCGACGCGACGGTTCTGCTGAAAGGATCGATCACCTCTGTCGTCTCGCCGGGCGCGAGTGAGCTACCGACCTACACCCAGGCGGACGGGCCGACCTGGCTCGCGACGGCCGGAGCCGGTGACGCGCTCGCCGGGATCTGCGGGGCGCTGCTGGCGGGCGGGCTGCCGCCGCAGCTCGCCGGGGCGGTGGGCGCGCTGGTGCACGGCGTCGCCGCCGACCAGGCCAACCCTGGTGGCCCGGTGCGCGCCCTGGACGTCGCGCATCAGGCGGGGCGCGCCGTCGCTCACCTGCTGTCGCTGCCTCAGGAGTGA
- a CDS encoding S66 peptidase family protein, translated as MSPSWAAPHFFPQVHDRAIQRLHDEFGLHPVEFATTRAPSSPAARAADLNAAFADPTITAVISTIGGDDQITVLRHLDMSVITTNPKRFLGYSDNTNLLNYLWFHGIAGVYGGSTQVHFGPVPDPEHLDSLRAALFGTDHVLVPPTRTRDVGLRWDDPDVLVTPAPDLPAEPWTWHCDTTAVTAPTWGGCLEIVEWTLATNQWMHSTEEYVGAILMLEISEDQPSPTEVGYLLRNLGERGILGGASAVLWARPPVSDHDHPSTATEAAAVREQYRDVVTTTIDTYAPGIPVVLDVDFGHTGPQLLLPYGGPVTVDGRTHTITAHFGE; from the coding sequence GTGTCCCCAAGCTGGGCCGCGCCGCACTTCTTTCCGCAGGTTCACGACCGCGCGATACAGCGACTCCATGACGAATTCGGTCTCCACCCGGTCGAGTTCGCCACGACCAGAGCACCCTCGAGCCCCGCAGCCCGCGCCGCCGACCTCAACGCGGCGTTCGCCGATCCCACCATCACTGCCGTCATCAGCACGATCGGCGGAGACGACCAGATCACCGTGTTGCGACATCTGGATATGTCCGTGATCACCACAAACCCCAAGCGGTTCCTCGGCTACAGCGACAACACGAATCTGCTGAATTACCTGTGGTTTCACGGCATTGCCGGGGTGTACGGAGGATCGACGCAGGTCCATTTTGGCCCCGTGCCGGATCCAGAACACCTCGACTCGCTGCGAGCCGCGCTGTTCGGCACCGACCACGTGCTGGTTCCGCCGACGCGCACCCGCGATGTCGGCCTGCGCTGGGACGACCCCGACGTGTTGGTCACGCCCGCACCCGACCTGCCCGCAGAGCCATGGACCTGGCACTGCGACACCACCGCCGTGACCGCTCCGACGTGGGGCGGATGCCTCGAGATCGTCGAGTGGACCCTCGCAACCAACCAGTGGATGCATTCGACCGAGGAGTATGTCGGGGCCATCCTGATGCTCGAGATCTCCGAGGATCAGCCCAGCCCGACCGAAGTGGGGTATCTACTCCGCAACCTCGGCGAACGCGGAATCCTGGGCGGCGCGTCAGCGGTGCTGTGGGCCAGGCCGCCCGTCAGTGATCACGATCATCCTTCGACCGCGACCGAGGCTGCTGCCGTGCGCGAGCAATACCGCGACGTGGTGACGACCACCATCGACACGTATGCGCCCGGCATACCTGTCGTCTTGGATGTCGACTTCGGGCACACCGGCCCGCAACTTCTGCTGCCGTATGGCGGTCCGGTCACTGTCGACGGCCGAACCCACACGATCACCGCGCACTTCGGCGAATAG
- the coaA gene encoding type I pantothenate kinase, which yields MDNGAVSRHHPSIPSPYVEFDRAAWAGLRASHPMSLTKQDVRRLRGTGDRLELPEVQDVYLPLSRLLNIYVGATTRLHRVTTDFLGETPARTPFVIGIAGSVAVGKSTTARILRELLARWPDTPRVELVTTDGFLFPNAELERRNLLERKGFPESYDRRKLVRFLAEVKAGKSEVSAPVYSHLTYDIVPDERIVLRQPDVLIVEGLNVLQPSIPTPDRRNNLAVSDFFDFSVYVDAREEDIRRWYVDRFLRLRETAFADPESYFHRYAQLSDEQAVDRAVQIWDSINAPNLTQNVAPTRSRATLVLTKGPDHGVTRIRLRKV from the coding sequence ATGGACAATGGCGCGGTGTCCCGCCACCATCCGTCGATCCCGTCGCCGTACGTCGAGTTCGACCGCGCCGCCTGGGCCGGCCTTCGCGCCTCGCATCCGATGAGCCTGACCAAGCAGGACGTTCGCCGACTGCGCGGCACCGGCGACCGGCTCGAGCTTCCAGAGGTGCAGGACGTCTATCTGCCGCTGTCGCGACTGCTCAACATCTACGTGGGCGCGACGACGCGGCTGCACCGGGTGACCACCGACTTCCTGGGTGAGACGCCCGCCCGCACGCCCTTCGTGATCGGCATCGCCGGCTCGGTTGCGGTGGGCAAGTCGACCACGGCACGGATCCTGCGCGAACTGCTCGCTCGGTGGCCGGACACACCGCGCGTGGAACTGGTCACCACCGACGGATTCTTGTTTCCGAATGCCGAGCTCGAGCGACGAAACCTTCTGGAACGCAAGGGCTTTCCGGAGTCATACGACCGGCGCAAGCTGGTGCGCTTCTTGGCCGAGGTCAAGGCCGGCAAGTCCGAGGTGAGCGCCCCCGTCTACTCGCACCTGACCTACGACATCGTGCCGGACGAACGCATCGTGCTGCGCCAGCCGGACGTGCTGATCGTCGAGGGGCTCAACGTCCTGCAGCCCTCGATCCCGACGCCGGACCGCCGCAACAACCTGGCGGTGTCCGACTTCTTCGATTTCTCGGTGTATGTCGATGCCCGCGAGGAGGACATCCGCCGCTGGTATGTCGATCGCTTCCTGCGGCTGCGCGAGACGGCCTTCGCCGATCCGGAGTCCTACTTCCACCGGTATGCCCAGTTGTCCGACGAGCAGGCCGTCGACCGCGCGGTGCAGATCTGGGACAGCATCAACGCGCCGAATCTCACGCAGAACGTCGCTCCCACGCGCAGCCGGGCGACGCTCGTGCTGACCAAAGGCCCCGATCACGGGGTGACCAGGATCCGCCTGCGCAAGGTGTGA
- the glmS gene encoding glutamine--fructose-6-phosphate transaminase (isomerizing): MCGIVGYVGRDDSTKALDVVLDGLARLEYRGYDSAGIALVAGDVVETRKRSGKLANLLTELDEQPLPEGRTAIGHTRWATHGGPTDANAHPHRGGTDGKLALIHNGIIENFHSLKSELLDAGVHFESETDTEVVAQMLAELYDGDLTAAMLAVVSRLEGAFTLLAVHADQPGVVVGARRNSPLVVGLGDGENFLGSDVAAFIGYTRAAMELEQDQIVTITPESVTVIGFDGQPATGKQFHVDWDAAAAEKGGYDTFMEKEIHEQPQAVNDTLLGRTNEVGALELDELRISEEQLRAVDRITIVACGTAAYAGMVAKYAIEHWTRIPVEVSLAHEFRYCDPIVDDRTLVVSISQSGETMDTLMAVKHARELGALTISVCNTHGSTIPRESDAVLYTHAGPEVAVASTKAFLAQITACYVLGLYLAQLKGQSYAQDAKAVMAQLQQVPDRITELLGDLDRVREIARFMADTRSVLFLGRHVGFPVALEGALKLKELAYIHAEGFAAGELKHGPIALIEPGQPVFIVVPGPDTPHGLHGKVVSNIQEIRARGARTLVIAEDGDDAVVPFADEVIRVPRTAPLLQPLLTVVPLQVFALELATAKGLDVDQPRNLAKSVTVE; the protein is encoded by the coding sequence ATGTGTGGAATCGTGGGTTATGTCGGTCGCGACGACAGCACCAAGGCGCTCGACGTGGTCCTGGACGGTCTGGCTCGACTGGAATACCGGGGATATGACTCCGCCGGCATCGCGCTCGTCGCGGGCGATGTCGTCGAGACCCGGAAACGCTCCGGCAAGCTGGCCAATCTGCTCACGGAGTTGGACGAGCAGCCGCTGCCGGAAGGCCGCACCGCGATCGGTCACACCCGGTGGGCAACCCACGGTGGACCCACGGACGCGAATGCGCACCCGCATCGCGGGGGCACCGACGGCAAACTGGCGCTGATCCACAACGGCATCATCGAGAACTTCCACTCTCTCAAGAGCGAATTGCTCGACGCCGGAGTGCATTTCGAGTCCGAGACGGACACGGAAGTTGTCGCCCAGATGCTCGCCGAGCTGTATGACGGCGACCTCACTGCCGCGATGCTGGCCGTCGTCAGTCGACTCGAAGGCGCCTTCACCCTGCTGGCAGTGCACGCCGACCAGCCCGGTGTCGTTGTCGGCGCGCGACGTAACAGCCCGTTGGTCGTCGGACTCGGCGACGGTGAGAACTTCCTCGGCTCCGACGTCGCGGCCTTCATCGGATACACCCGCGCGGCGATGGAGCTGGAGCAGGACCAGATCGTCACGATCACTCCGGAGTCCGTCACGGTGATCGGCTTCGACGGCCAGCCCGCCACCGGCAAGCAGTTCCACGTCGACTGGGATGCCGCTGCTGCTGAGAAGGGCGGCTACGACACCTTCATGGAGAAGGAGATCCACGAGCAGCCGCAGGCGGTCAACGACACGCTGCTGGGGCGCACCAACGAGGTGGGCGCCCTCGAACTCGACGAGCTGCGCATCTCCGAGGAGCAACTGCGAGCGGTCGACCGCATCACGATCGTGGCGTGCGGGACAGCGGCATACGCGGGGATGGTTGCGAAATACGCCATCGAGCATTGGACGCGCATCCCGGTCGAGGTGAGCCTGGCGCACGAGTTCAGATATTGCGACCCGATCGTCGACGACCGGACGCTGGTCGTCTCGATCAGCCAGTCCGGCGAGACGATGGACACGCTGATGGCGGTCAAGCATGCGCGCGAACTCGGTGCCCTGACGATCTCGGTGTGCAACACCCACGGATCGACCATCCCGCGCGAGTCCGACGCGGTGCTCTACACGCACGCCGGCCCCGAGGTCGCGGTCGCATCGACCAAGGCATTCCTCGCGCAGATCACCGCGTGCTACGTGCTCGGGCTCTACCTGGCCCAGCTGAAGGGGCAGTCCTACGCGCAGGACGCCAAGGCCGTGATGGCGCAGTTGCAGCAGGTGCCCGACCGGATCACCGAACTGCTCGGCGACCTTGACCGGGTGCGCGAGATCGCCCGGTTCATGGCCGACACCCGGTCGGTGCTCTTCCTGGGCCGACACGTGGGATTCCCGGTCGCGCTGGAGGGGGCTCTCAAACTCAAGGAACTCGCCTACATCCACGCCGAGGGCTTCGCCGCGGGCGAGCTGAAGCATGGGCCCATCGCGCTGATCGAGCCGGGGCAGCCGGTCTTCATCGTGGTGCCCGGGCCGGACACACCGCACGGTCTGCACGGCAAGGTCGTCTCCAACATCCAGGAGATCCGTGCTCGCGGTGCGCGCACCCTGGTGATCGCCGAGGACGGTGACGACGCGGTGGTGCCCTTCGCCGACGAGGTCATCCGGGTGCCACGCACGGCTCCGCTGCTGCAGCCGTTGCTGACGGTGGTGCCGCTGCAGGTCTTCGCACTCGAACTGGCCACGGCCAAGGGCCTGGATGTCGACCAGCCGCGCAACCTGGCGAAATCGGTGACCGTCGAGTGA
- a CDS encoding PhoH family protein — translation MASSTSSPSTATTQPREPDHRTYVLDTSVLLSDPRAMTRFAEHEVVLPVVVVTELEAKRHHPELGYFARSALRILDDLRVVNGRLDSPVPIGDGGSLRVELNHTDPQALPAGFRLGDNDTRILSVARNLANEGHNVTVVSKDLPMRVKASAVGLNAEEYRAELAVDTGWTGITELDVSREQIDQLYDDGRVELADAAELPCHTGVVMLSPTGSALGRVMADKSVRLVRGDRDAFGLHGRSAEQRIALDLLLDPDVGIISLGGRAGTGKSALALCAGLEAVMERRQHRKVIVFRPLYAVGGQELGYLPGSENEKMGPWAQAVFDTLGAVVSHEVMEEVVDRELLEVLPLTHIRGRSLHDAFVIVDEAQSLERNVLLTVLSRVGQNSRVVLTHDVAQRDNLRVGRHDGVAAVIEKLKGHPLFGHVTLHRSERSPIAALVTDLLEGPDA, via the coding sequence ATGGCATCCAGCACGTCTTCGCCTTCGACCGCCACGACCCAGCCGCGCGAGCCCGACCACCGCACCTACGTCCTCGATACCTCGGTCCTGCTGTCCGATCCGCGCGCCATGACCCGGTTCGCCGAGCATGAAGTGGTTCTGCCGGTCGTCGTGGTCACCGAACTCGAGGCCAAGCGTCACCACCCTGAGCTGGGGTACTTCGCCCGCTCGGCGTTGCGGATCCTCGACGATCTGCGGGTCGTCAACGGTCGGCTGGATTCCCCTGTGCCGATCGGCGACGGCGGCAGCCTGCGCGTCGAGCTGAACCACACCGACCCGCAGGCGCTTCCCGCCGGATTTCGCCTCGGCGACAACGACACGCGCATCCTGTCGGTCGCCCGCAATCTCGCCAACGAAGGCCACAACGTCACCGTCGTCAGCAAGGACCTGCCGATGCGGGTCAAGGCATCTGCGGTCGGCCTCAACGCCGAGGAGTACCGCGCCGAACTCGCCGTCGACACCGGCTGGACCGGCATCACCGAGCTGGATGTCTCGCGCGAGCAGATCGACCAGCTGTATGACGATGGTCGTGTCGAACTCGCCGATGCTGCCGAACTGCCCTGTCACACCGGGGTCGTGATGCTGTCGCCGACCGGCAGCGCCCTCGGGCGGGTGATGGCCGACAAGTCGGTGCGCCTGGTGCGCGGAGACCGCGACGCCTTCGGCCTGCACGGCAGGTCCGCAGAGCAGCGCATCGCTCTAGACCTGCTGCTGGACCCCGACGTCGGCATCATCAGCCTGGGCGGCCGCGCAGGCACCGGAAAGTCGGCGTTGGCGCTGTGCGCCGGGCTCGAGGCGGTCATGGAACGCAGACAGCACCGCAAGGTGATCGTCTTCCGCCCGCTCTACGCCGTCGGCGGCCAGGAGTTGGGCTATCTGCCCGGCAGCGAGAACGAGAAGATGGGCCCCTGGGCGCAGGCCGTGTTCGACACGCTGGGCGCCGTCGTCTCGCACGAGGTGATGGAGGAGGTCGTCGACCGGGAACTGCTCGAAGTGCTGCCGCTGACGCACATCCGCGGTCGTTCACTGCACGACGCCTTCGTCATCGTCGATGAGGCGCAGTCGCTGGAGCGCAATGTGCTGCTGACGGTGCTGTCGCGAGTCGGTCAGAACTCCCGCGTCGTGCTGACCCACGACGTGGCGCAGCGGGACAACCTGCGCGTCGGTCGCCACGACGGCGTCGCCGCCGTCATCGAGAAGTTGAAGGGGCACCCGCTGTTCGGCCACGTGACCTTGCACCGCAGCGAACGCAGCCCGATCGCCGCGCTGGTCACCGACCTGCTGGAGGGTCCGGACGCCTGA